The following are encoded in a window of Roseimaritima ulvae genomic DNA:
- a CDS encoding response regulator, translating to MPQSVASNSPKPFAIVADDVKANRTLVSTWFAELGYDCRPANNGAEAWKLVREHVTELVVTDIDMPVCSGLVLLHSLRNHASADLRRVPVIVMSSMRDREICAFIAAYGGTVFLPKPLEKEAFVRMVHGIHDLKSEYVSDASGAPETPWQGTQRISPTLRRLVREVQYGRALLR from the coding sequence ATGCCGCAGTCCGTCGCTTCCAACTCACCAAAACCGTTTGCGATCGTCGCGGATGACGTCAAGGCAAACCGTACCCTGGTGTCGACGTGGTTTGCGGAACTGGGCTACGACTGCCGGCCGGCTAACAACGGTGCGGAAGCCTGGAAGCTGGTCAGGGAGCACGTGACCGAACTAGTCGTGACCGACATCGATATGCCGGTCTGCAGCGGATTGGTATTGCTGCATTCGCTCCGCAACCACGCTTCGGCGGACCTGCGACGGGTGCCGGTGATCGTGATGAGCAGCATGCGTGACAGGGAAATTTGTGCGTTTATCGCGGCCTACGGAGGTACCGTGTTTTTGCCCAAACCGCTAGAAAAAGAAGCCTTTGTCCGTATGGTCCACGGTATTCACGATTTAAAAAGCGAATACGTGAGCGACGCTAGCGGGGCGCCCGAAACGCCTTGGCAGGGCACTCAGCGGATCTCGCCCACTCTGCGGCGTCTGGTTCGCGAGGTGCAATACGGCCGGGCGCTGCTGCGATAG